CCTCTAGCGCGGCAGAGGAGGAGAGGCCTGCACCGAGAGGAACGTTACTGACAATGGCTAAGTCGAGCCCTTTAGGTGCCAGACCCGATACCGCCATCGCGGCACTAAAGCCTTTAAGGTAATCAACCCATTCAAGCGACTCCGGGGTATCGCCCTCTTCAGCAAATATCCACTCTTTCATCTCGCCGGGAAAGGCATCTGAGACTGCGCGGAATTTGTTATCTTCACGACGCTTTATGGCAATAATGGTGTGAAAGTTAATCGCTGCTGGCAGCACAAAACCGTCATTATAGTCGGTATGCTCACCAATTAAATTGACTCTTCCGGGAGCAGCATAGAGCGCATCAGCTAGAGTGCCGAAAGTTTTAACAAAAAGCTTATTGGCTCGTTGAGCTGGATTGGACATGGTTTACTTTTCCGAAAGTTGGCTTTCACTATCTAAATGGTGGCGTACAGTCGCTTGCTAATAAAAGCGTATAAATCGATTACTAGGTCGCTCTGCCGCGAAGCAGTAATATTCACTTCATTAACTTTATATCACGACTCTACCTCATGTGTAACTGAGTTTTTTTATCGATTTTCATAGTGAACTTCTGGCTGAGCCCGCAGTAGGTTCGCTGCTTGCTCAGGGGTTAAGTCTCGCTGACTTTCCGCTAGCATCTCGTAACCCACCATGAATTTCTTTACATCGGCACTGCGCAGTAATGGTGGATACACATGTCCATGCAGCTGCCACTCTGGATGAGCTTGCTTATCAAATGGTGCACCATGCCAGCCCATAGAGTAGGGGAAACTGGTGTTAAACAAATTGTCGTAGCGTGTCATCAGTGACTTCATTATGGTCGCTAATGAAACTTGCTGGTCCGCACTTAGTTTGTCTAAATGAGATACCGTAAAGCGGGGTAAAATAAGGGTTTCAAATGGCCAAGCCGCCCACCAAGGCACTACAACGAGCCAATCATCATTACTGATGACTACGCGCTCTGCGTTGGCTATCTCTTTACTGGCATAGTCCAGCAGCATCTGTCGTTGGTGACTTTGATAATACGCCAATTGAGTGCGGGTCTCGGTGACCGCCTCATTAGGCAACTCGCTTACCGCCCATATTTGACCATGGGGGTGAGGGTTTGAACAACCCATTGCTGCGCCCTTGTTTTCAAATACTTGCACCCAAGGATAGTGTTCACCTAGCTCGCTAACTTCTTTGGCGAGACACTCAAATACCGCAGTGAGTTGGCCAATAGAAAGCTTAGGCAGCGTATGACTATGGTCGGCAGAGAAGCAAATAACCCGGCTGGTACCTGTCACGGATTGTAACGCAAAGAGCGGGTCATCTTGCTGCGCGGCGGGTGTATCAGCCGTAAGCGCAGCGAAATCATTGGTGAATACAAATGGTAAGCTATATTGAGGGTTTTTCTCGCCACTAATTCTACTGTTCCCAGGGCAAAGATAGCACTCTGCATCGTATTTTTGGGCGCTGGTAACCGTCGTTGACTCTCTTTGTCCCTGCCAAGGACGCTTCGCTCGATGTGGAGACACCAATAGCCACTGCTCGGTTAGCGGGTTAAAACGTCTGTGGGGATGGTCGTCACGGTCAAACATCTAAAGAGTCCTTCATATTTTGTGTTTAACAGGGGCTGTGATGCACAG
The Shewanella sp. KX20019 DNA segment above includes these coding regions:
- a CDS encoding UDP-glucose--hexose-1-phosphate uridylyltransferase, with product MFDRDDHPHRRFNPLTEQWLLVSPHRAKRPWQGQRESTTVTSAQKYDAECYLCPGNSRISGEKNPQYSLPFVFTNDFAALTADTPAAQQDDPLFALQSVTGTSRVICFSADHSHTLPKLSIGQLTAVFECLAKEVSELGEHYPWVQVFENKGAAMGCSNPHPHGQIWAVSELPNEAVTETRTQLAYYQSHQRQMLLDYASKEIANAERVVISNDDWLVVVPWWAAWPFETLILPRFTVSHLDKLSADQQVSLATIMKSLMTRYDNLFNTSFPYSMGWHGAPFDKQAHPEWQLHGHVYPPLLRSADVKKFMVGYEMLAESQRDLTPEQAANLLRAQPEVHYENR